In Lathyrus oleraceus cultivar Zhongwan6 chromosome 2, CAAS_Psat_ZW6_1.0, whole genome shotgun sequence, the DNA window gattgatgacaaagtGGGAGAAACATATTTAAAGGGAGAATCATAATTGATTTTGAGATACCTATATTCTTGAATCAGAACCCGGACAATTTTTAATGTTTCTGATAACAACTACATCGAAGGAATATTTGTTAATTGTCTTGCAGGGACAAGTTCAAACATCAGAAGCTATTAAAGTTTTTTCAGATCATAACTTAAGTTACTAGTTTCTGAAGAAATGGTCTACTCTCTAAATCTGAAGTTTTAAATCTAATATTTGAGAAAGATTTCAACCAGGAATCAGAACTAGGCATCAAGTTCCGATAAATTGAAAATTAGTCATCAAGTTCTAAGGAATTGTAAATTAGTCATCATGTTCTGAGGAATTATAAATCCCATGTTAATCAGACTTGATTCAACCATATCTTAAGGTTTATAACAAAGCTCTAAAGCTCTTTAAGAAGAATTTGTAACCAGGCTCAGAAAGCACTTTCAAAGATTCAAAGGGAATCAGACTCTGAAGCTTCTTCAAAAGAGTTCAaccaagcttctgaagtgaagTTCATCAGGAAAGGATTGAAGCCAATCCCATACATGATCTCTTAATGAGAAAGAGAATAACCTAAGGTGAATGACATTTTGATCAATATCGTTAGCCTTTACAGTACCACAACTatcaacaaagataaaaagaGGTTGGTATAGTTTTTTTGAAGGCAACTCTGAAAATTGGTCTTGTTGGACCATACGTATAAAAGATGGTTTGAGTTCAAAATTATTTTCCAATATCTATGGATGCACAATACTACAACGCATTTACTCTTCAGTAGGAATTGGATAAACCTTAAGAGGCTTAGTGTCAACTACTGATTCAACTATCTCTTACTGTCTTAGATTTCGGTGTCTCTCACGTAAGAAATGCTCAAATTTGTTTACATCCTCGACTAAATTATAAATAAAGTAAGTTCTTCGCATACAAGGGCAACGAGAGAACTAtagtaaataaaaaaaataaaactcTAATCTATATGGTGACTAAATAAAAATTCAATATCAAGCACATTTGGTCCTCGACAACAATGCCGAAAACTTGACACGTCGCAAGTGTACGGTTGTGTGAAGTAGTAAAAAGAGTTATCGAACCATAGAGACCAACCGCTTGATTACCGAACTCTGTTCTATTGGTGCATATATAGAGTGCCCGAAAATTGGTGTTTTGTAAAATAGTTTAAATAAAAAATACTTTTGAAAAAACATATTAAATGAAAATCACTTAATATATTGCGAGACAAATAAGAGTTAGGGTTCATGATCCCCACTCTGACATATTCATATGATCCTTTTACTTTTATTATGATATTTTTGACACAATTATAGAAAATAGATAAATATGGACAACACCTACTTTTATCAATGTGTTGTGATATCTATGGCAAATAATTTGTCTGCTTTTGCACGATCGAATTATTCGTCTTAGATTCTTTTCTTTGTGCAACTATAAAATATGAAACGATTCTCAATCGCAGATGGGCACTTTCACTGTATCAGACTTAATTGTTTAAAACATACTTTTGGGTACCGATACATATCCTTTCAGATTACGATCGGTACCTGCAAACTCTTTACTTTTGTACAAGGGTAAGAATGAAAATTTTAGGTTTTAAAATAACGCATGAGTGAAATCTTGTAATCAATTTGTAAAGGATCATATGTACAATTATGAGATAGGTCTCATGACCCTTAGTCCCTAGTGGACTACTCACTCATGGTGAGAAACAATACAATCATAGAAATACTCATAATTGGAAATGTGATTAATTGTAAAAGCGTAAATTGATACCGATAAATAAAGGTAAATATAATTTATCTGAAAAGAAAATAGATTTAATTGATAAACTATCCAGCTGCTCTAATAGAGACTGCAGTATAATAATACTAGAGAACTCAGAAAATAAAATGCGTGAAAGTAAAATAGAAGAAAAACTGGATGCCAAACTATTACAGACTATGAGGTTTTATAGAAACAATCCTAATTGTGGAACAAATATCTCTCATAAGTGCCATCAAGATAGAATATTATGAATCAGGAAGTGCATAGATCCCAAAACAATAATAGAGAACGCcaaaaaaggaaagaaaagacAGGAAAAATTCGTCTGCCTACTACAACCCGTAGCAGCTGCTACGACCGTCTGTAGCATGCATTTGATGATTGTACTGGAAAGTTTTGTTAGGGCAGGTGCTGTTATGACTCGTAGCAGCCCTCTGAAAAATGTATGGGAGAAAAAAAAATTGACTTTCGCCTTTTTCTCGCATTTTGCCTATTTTGGTTCCTCTTTTTTCCGAGACATTTATTTAAGCATGAAAACATCTAAGACACACTACCaaagtgtagcggggtattcgttaccattagacatattgactaaatccaaggtaaaccatacaagtcgagtcaccaccgcacttctatttatccaaaggaatggttagaaagcgaacaaaaacctaaaagttttatcgaatcaaaaactaataaaaatgtcagagatcggggtaagggggttggttatgcaatgggaaggtgttaagcaaccaaaacatcctaggtactcctagggagcccttttcacacttgttgtaaggttggtgttttgtgaaaaatttatttgtgcaaacatgattgaagagatgagaagagaatatacaagttatttacaatttgtatttggatggataaacccattgcctacgtaccatcttaaaaaagattaggatcaaaacctcgtagttcagggtaaaaatctcaaaacaagttggtgaattgattggtccaaaagccttaaggtcttttgttatccaagggataaaactcaacctaaaaccacaaatccaccatgtgaggatagcttcaacatgctagtgaggggttaaccctataataagcatggaagactcattgtccatcactaaggatatatgtgagtattacatctacctcaaggataattcaaacctaataactattggttatgaaaagtttttgataagaagtggccattaaaaccacaaaaagtatttgaatgagttatatttaccaatgaaaagtatttacaaaatatggtcaaagttgacttaaagattcaattcaaaataagtgttatgaaaaggaagtttgaaaatcaaaagcataaggcttaggtttctaatgtttgaaaacaaatgttaaatgtttgcacaaaatttttggcttgggttagagtggagggaagaagaagaatggctaaggtcctaatcatacaagagatgaatgataagaaacaagaccacaaatggagttcctctcttgagatcatattgatgatccaagtagctcctatctgttgattctaagtgttggcagtaattttgataaaacaaagagtgttcacaagatgtcatgtgtgatgtcttaacataagatatcctatgtacctgctggagttcaagaacatgtgcatgcatgattgtttcagaatgccacatacaatgacaaggcttctgatattggatgtacctgctggagcttaaatgaaagaacatgttcatgcaggagtgtttcagatgacatacacaatgtcgtgacatctgatatggttgtacctgctaaaAGCTAAATGGAaatatgcaggatttttccaggatgtcagacccgatgtaatgacatcctgtacacagaacattcagtatgaatgtatggtgttttgtgattgcacaattaatggcaatctttggatgattgaagatttggctagctggcgcattcaatcatggattacaaccagatttacttattttccaaagagatctatccagctgttataaaaagatttgattggaaaatagatttagggttttcaagatgtccaagcccagcagaatgcttctataaaaagggacttagaaaacctgtttgaacacacaaccaagactgagcgaaatagatagagagagctagggtttgtgtctgtttagttgtaagacttgtaagtcattcaagtcatccatagatgattgaattggactgatttgtggttgtaatttgtcactctaaagctgttaagcaagagtgtgtgtcttcttgatcaaagtttTAAAGCAAGATCgagagtgtgtcttcttgattgaaactgtgaagtaaaatcaagagtgtgtaattgaaaagtattttcttttcacaagggattgttgtttaaaatcactggtgtgcgattgtaagggaagtgagtgggctctcatatctaagagtgcttaggtagaaattgcacgggtagagattaggtgagtaagactgtaacttgttgaagtgtacggagagtctttgaactaattctattttagtgaatttccttcctggcttggtagcccccagacgtaggtgagttgcaccgaactgggttaacaattgtttgtgttatttgctttaccattctgtttattttatccattgtgtgttagcagatatcagtgtgtaacattaccttcgacatcttatatctgataccatattttcaattggtatcagagcaggcatcctgctctggttctgggtgagatctaggggcaatactttctggtacaatggagagagatggaggatctgttcataggccaccaattttggatggttctaactatgactattggaaacctcgaatggtagtgtttctgaaatcccttgataacaaggcttggaaagctgtggTAACAGGTTGGGAacatcctgtcattactaaagaaggagaagccaccactaagaagcctgaagaacaatggtccaaggaggaggatgatctagctcttggaaactctaaagccttgaatgccatattcaatggagtggacaaaaacatcttcagattggtaaacaattgtgaaatagctaaagatgcttgggacattctcaaaaccacccatgaaggcacctctagagtaaaaatgtctagactacagctgctcaccaccaaatttgaaaacttaaggatgaaagaagatgaaaatattcatgaattttacatgagcattcttgaaattgcaaatGCCTCTAGAGCtttgggtgagaagatgtcagatgaaaagttagtaagaaaaatactaagatcactccccaagagatttaCTATGAAAGTCacaaccatagaagaatctcaagacatctcaaatatgagagttgatgagctaattggatccctccaaatATTTGAGATGGGATTAAATGATGGTGTTGAAAGTAAAATAAAGAGCATGGCTtttatgtcaaacacagaagaggaaaagagtcaggaggatgatgaagagctggtcaatgaagtagcaatgttgggaaggcagttcaataaactgttgaaaaagatggatgtaagatcaagggcaaatgtcaagaacatctcatctgacatcagtaaatccaacaatgctggaagaagagcaagatcagatgagaagctcaaagaaggaaaagaggtttagtgctatgaatgtgatgggtatggacacatcaggaccgaatgtggaacctacctcaagaaacagaagatgagtcttgctgccacttggtttgatgaaagtgaaacagaggagtctgcaaatcttgtgacagcaatgacaggaagatggggatctgatgaagagtcaagtgatgatgaagtaacctttgaagagttggcctctacctacagaaagttgtgtcacaaaagtgtagagctgtgcaaacaggttgaaagccaaaagaaggaaataactcaacttgagaatgagaaggcagaatacttggaaaccatctccaagttacaaaCAGAAGCAATGGTTCTGAATGTCAAGCTaaatccacaagctgaaaatcagaagatagcacagctggaaagtgagaaggcagaccatgcaaaaaccatctctaaattgaagactgaagtcatgttacaaaattctaaattagaagaaatgaccaagtatgtaagaatgttaagcaatgggtctgactccttagacaagattcttcaaactggacaaataaccGGAGACAAATCTGGTATTGGGTATAATAACTCAaagcctgagagcagttacactggtgtCAAACCTCAAGTCAAACTTAAGTGCATTCaaaaacctgtgatgtcacatcatatgtcacaacaccagaggagaaaacagttgaaagggaaacaccaaagatggagatgccattactgtgggaaatttggtcatctgaagcctttctgctataaactgtatggcTATCCTAGGCCTGATCATCATCAGGATCACTATCAATTCAGACCCAAACAGCACATGCCTAGCATCAAGAAGCAATGGGTCTCTAAGACTAATGtcacaagtctgatagctcacattcccctcagaatctcagccaaagaagaatggtacttcgatagtggatgctccagacacatgactggaaaccaagacctgctaactgatTTGTATCACCATACTATAAGTCATGTAACCattggagatggagcaaaaggtgaaatcaagggaacaaGTAAGCTTGATTGCCTTGGAATACCTAGACTTGATAAGGTTCTAGTAGTCAAAGGCTTAACTGCAAACCTCATAAGCATCagccaactatgtgatcaaggtctaaaTGTCAACTTCAtcaaaactgaatgtctaatccTTGACATAAATAGTGAAGTAATTATGagaggaatcaggaccaaagacaattgctacatatggagctctcaatTGGATTATTCCTTAAAGTATTGGTTGAGTACAGATGCTCTCAAGAGTGAGGAAAAACAAGGCTGGGGGAAATGTCATACAAAGATGTCACAGCAGAAGCTCAgaggagaaaaggttatgatggctcaaaaAACTGAGAGTTTAGACCAAACAGGTGGACATATGACCAGTCACAGGGAGAATGGAACTAAGCCACAAGAGACTCTATGCAAAAAGGCCAAGGACATTATGGAGAAGATTTGGATGACACATGCGAAAGGTATAAAAGATGATAGCATTTAggctcaactgggttggatgaaactattACTGAGTGCATtcaatgtcacacacgatgtcataacattgtattATGACTTCCTGAATGCTAAAACCTGGTCCAAAAATCAGATTCagcacagatggacaaagtacTGGTATTGTTATTATCACTCCATCAGAAAATTTGTGGAAGATAAATTCATAAGTCTAAAGCTTGGACTGGAACTAGCAGACAAGCTTGCAAGGAATTTGGGTAAAATTGAATATGAGGgaggaaaattagggatttggactcttgagaaattatggtagttaaagtggaaaaataaagaaaataaaaatagtgactgcccttttaaaagaaagagccacattaatgatgaatCCTTCCCTGGCATTCAAAATAGTATCTATTCCCatagcacacgctacctaaacgCAACAATCTCCTTCTCCATTCATCTTCTCAGAAaagctcagctagggcaaagaaacgTTTCTCAAAAGTCCCACAACATGTCCaaacatccatcatcatctggtACCAAACCCTCCCAACATGCAAAGACTCCATCCATGGAGTTTGAAGATGAAGACGTGATGGACGTCACTCCTCTGTGCATGATACCAGGCGACACCACAGGTCCCTCCTCCAATGCTGGAGATAGGCAAGGTAATACCTCTGGTAACTCCTCTCTTCCTAAAGACATGTATTATGCTGATCGTGCTATAAGGAAACTAGTCACGAGAATTCTGAGTGAAGGGCACAAAGTTGAaggggtttctacccctctgtccagaagggaacCCTCTCCTGAGGGAGAACCCCATGCTGATAAAGgtgatgattcatctagatcagaaaaggagGTTGCTGCTGAAGGGTTttgctctctaggtaaaaccctacctagcaagaaaccaaATGTGCCTTAAGAAAATATTATTGACCTAGAGGAAGGAATCACTGAAGGAGAGGATGATCCTTTGGTTCATCTGGTAAAACCTAGTGTAGCTGAAAAACTGAGAACTAAGAAAGGAAAAAGTGTGGCTAAAATGAGAGCTGCTAGAGTGAAAAAGACTGCAGGTATAGGACCCTCAAAACCCTGGAGCAAGGTTGAGGTtgggaaaagaaaagaaagagacAGCTTTGATTCTAAGGAGGATGTtaaagacgatgtcccagacatctcccctgcaaaaaggcaggctgttcAGAAATCTCCTGGCAAGGCTGTTGCTGTCCatctagacaatatctcctttcatttagaagatggAGCAGCAAAGTGGACATATGTCATTCAGAGAAGAGTAGCCATTGAAAGAGAACTTGGACAAGAAGCTATAGAGGTAAAGGAGGTAATTGAGCTGATCAAAAATGTTGGACTTGTGAAGACTGTGGTAACTCTACCCCAatgctatgaggggttggtaaaagagtttattgttaatatccctgaggatattcaTGATAAGAACAGCAGGGAGTTTTGCAAGGTATTTGTAAGGGGcaaatgtgtgaaattctcaccaagtgtcatcaacaagttcctaggaagaggaatGGAGGGAGGAGTAGACCTAgagaccacagacaatgaggtctgtagggttatcacagctggccaagttaaggaatggcctagtagaAATCACTTATCAGTTGGAAAGCTCagtgttaaatatgccatcttgaACAAGATTGGCTCAGCTAATTGGATTCCTACTAATCATGCCTCTACTATCTCCATCAatcttggaagaatcatttatgcaattggaacaagggttaactatgattttggcaagttcatatttgatcaaaccattaGACATACTTCTACAAATGTTGTAaagttacccattgccttcccctcccttatttgtggcattatcctgagccaacaaccagggattctgagtacaagtgacattccaagcaggagaaaatCCCATCTGTCCATTCATTACAAGCTTTTTGAGggtagtcatgtcaatgatgttgtcaagacatctgccagaagggaacctgcatctcaagggagccTAATTGACCAACTAAGAGAAACCTGCAAAGAATTGGAGAATGGTATAACTGTGGCCAAGGCCAGAAAAGAAGCTTTAGAAGTTCTCATCTGTAGCCTAGAAAGGGAAGATATAGAGAAGGCTGGTAAGGATTCAAATGCAAGACCTAAATCCCAATCCAGTGGCAGCTTTGGAAGTTTAGAAGACTCTGAAGGTGCAAGTGAAGATACAAGTGAAGGTGAAAGTGATGCTTCTTCTTCAGATTAATGGTTCCTGGCTGAATTGAAGACTGGGAGGTGTGCTGGAAAGTTTGGTGGAAGCTGGTGCTGATTGGAAGGCTATTGTTTTTACTgttttgtattttgtggcagtccttttgatgcctgttatgtaatatttagggctcttaaagagttccttgaatttgttcattatctcagctttcagctgtgtataatgttggtgtgtacttcctgaatattctgttttaacatgcttaatgttataacatctgatctaactttctctgctaggctaatagacatttattttgtctaattggtcacctttggtcaattttgactaaaaagggggagaagtgcttgatatggaagttgtTTGTGGCTGGACAGAAGGATAGCTATTATTGAAAGGAGTGCACAGGTGCTacaacagaatgttgttctgtttacagatgtcaaacaggatgtctgatatggtgcacaagtgctgatgttgaagcagatgtcagtatgacattctggctggtacaggtgctagagttacagtagctgttatttgatgaatgcacagattctggctggtacaggtgttggagttacagtagctgttatttgatgaatgcacagatttagggggagaaaagtacccttgtgcattgtgcatttgtgtgtcttactagttgcatccataactagtaattctgtttgttgcacagatttgGGGGGATGAGAAGTACCCTTatgcatgtgtgtattactagtagccatagctagtaattgttttgcttctgctgctgattaaactactgttatgttgtttaaaCTGCTGAaagtttgccttgtgaacaaaaaaaagacagatatatgttttagccaaaattttccaaagggggagtttgttgatcctaagtgttggcagcaattttggtaaaacaaagagtgttcacaagatgtcatgtgtgatgtcttaacataagatatcctatgtacctgttggagttcaagaacatgtggatgaaggattgtttcagaatgccacatacaatgacaaggcttctgatattggatgtacctgctggagcttaaatgaaagaacatgttcatgcagaagtgtttcagatgacatacacaatgtcatgacatctgatatggttgtacctgctaaaAGCTAAATGGAaatatgcaggatttttccaggatgtcagacccgatgtcatgacatcctgtacacagaacattcagtatgaatgtatggtgttttgtgattgcacaattaatggtaatctttggatgattgaagatttggctagctggcgcattcaatcatggattacaaccagatttacttattttccaaagagatttatccagctgttataaaaagatttgattagaaaatagatttag includes these proteins:
- the LOC127122101 gene encoding uncharacterized protein LOC127122101; translation: MSKHPSSSGTKPSQHAKTPSMEFEDEDVMDVTPLCMIPGDTTGPSSNAGDRQGNTSGNSSLPKDMYYADRAIRKLVTRILSEGHKVEGVSTPLSRREPSPEGEPHADKGDDSSRSEKEVAAEGFCSLEEGITEGEDDPLVHLVKPSVAEKLRTKKGKSVAKMRAARVKKTAGIGPSKPWSKVEVGKRKERDSFDSKEDVKDDVPDISPAKRQAVQKSPGKAVAVHLDNISFHLEDGAAKWTYVIQRRVAIERELGQEAIEVKEVIELIKNVGLVKTVVTLPQCYEGEPASQGSLIDQLRETCKELENGITVAKARKEALEVLICSLEREDIEKAGKDSNARPKSQSSGSFGSLEDSEGASEDTSEGESDASSSD